A part of Limihaloglobus sulfuriphilus genomic DNA contains:
- the atpA gene encoding F0F1 ATP synthase subunit alpha, whose protein sequence is MKLDITEISSLIKQEIASYKRTTDTAASGKVLEVSDGIARIYGLQNAMANEMLEFEGGVSGEVFNLETDNIGAVIYGDFRGLHEGSSVKTTGKVLTVPVSEELLGRVINPLCEPLDGKPAARTDEYRLVDSQACGIADRQPVKEPLQTGIKSIDSMMPIGRGQRELIIGDRKTGKTAIALDTIINQKDQDVVCIYVAIGQKESTVAEVVETLNKKGALPYTIVICASASDSAPMQYIAPYAGAAIAEYFMYKHGKATLCVFDDLSKHAVAYRQLSLLLRRPPGREAYPGDIFYLHSRLLERGVKLKDELGGGSMTILPIIETLEGQVSAYIPTNIISITDGQIYLQRDLFLSGIRPAVDVGISVSRVGGDAQIPAMKKVAGRLRLDLASFRELEDFARLGTELDPAAQRQLDRGYRMVEILKQPQFSPIPAPEQVACILAGTSGVLDDMDLTRVSAFLEEMLIWLRLEATEYLKEIEETGKLSDELSKELVEAMTVYKNVFRFSFAAE, encoded by the coding sequence ATGAAACTTGATATAACAGAAATAAGCAGCCTGATAAAACAGGAGATCGCTTCATATAAACGCACTACCGACACAGCCGCCTCCGGTAAGGTTCTCGAGGTTTCCGACGGGATCGCGCGCATTTACGGGCTGCAAAACGCCATGGCAAACGAGATGCTCGAGTTTGAGGGCGGTGTCTCGGGAGAGGTGTTCAACCTCGAAACGGACAACATCGGTGCGGTTATCTACGGCGACTTCCGCGGGCTGCACGAGGGCTCAAGCGTCAAGACCACCGGCAAGGTGCTCACCGTGCCCGTATCAGAGGAGCTGCTCGGGCGTGTGATAAACCCGCTTTGCGAGCCTCTTGACGGCAAACCCGCTGCCCGGACGGATGAATACAGACTCGTCGATTCGCAGGCCTGCGGCATAGCCGACCGCCAGCCGGTAAAAGAGCCTCTGCAGACCGGCATAAAGAGCATCGATTCGATGATGCCAATCGGCCGCGGACAGAGAGAGCTGATAATCGGCGACAGGAAAACCGGAAAAACCGCTATCGCCCTCGATACGATAATCAACCAGAAAGACCAGGATGTCGTCTGTATCTATGTTGCTATCGGCCAGAAGGAATCTACCGTCGCAGAAGTGGTCGAGACGCTGAATAAAAAAGGTGCACTGCCCTATACAATAGTTATATGCGCCTCGGCTTCTGATTCGGCCCCGATGCAGTACATAGCCCCGTATGCCGGCGCGGCAATCGCCGAATACTTCATGTACAAGCACGGCAAGGCAACTCTGTGTGTCTTTGACGACCTGAGCAAACACGCCGTGGCGTACCGCCAGCTCTCGCTGCTGCTTCGCAGGCCGCCCGGGCGAGAGGCGTATCCCGGTGATATCTTCTATCTGCACAGCCGGCTTCTCGAAAGAGGCGTAAAGCTCAAAGACGAGCTCGGCGGCGGGTCGATGACGATACTGCCGATAATCGAAACACTCGAAGGGCAGGTCTCGGCGTATATCCCGACAAATATAATCTCTATCACCGACGGCCAGATATACCTCCAGAGAGATCTGTTCCTCTCCGGTATTCGTCCGGCGGTTGATGTGGGTATAAGTGTAAGCCGCGTAGGCGGAGATGCCCAGATACCGGCGATGAAAAAGGTCGCCGGCAGGCTGCGGCTTGACCTGGCGTCATTCCGTGAGCTGGAAGACTTCGCCCGTCTGGGAACAGAGCTTGACCCCGCGGCGCAGAGACAGCTTGACCGCGGCTACAGAATGGTTGAGATTCTAAAGCAGCCGCAGTTCTCGCCTATTCCCGCGCCGGAACAGGTTGCCTGCATACTTGCCGGCACATCAGGCGTGCTTGATGATATGGATTTGACACGGGTCTCAGCGTTCCTTGAGGAGATGCTGATCTGGCTGCGGCTCGAGGCGACGGAATATTTAAAAGAAATAGAAGAAACGGGCAAACTCAGCGATGAGCTTTCGAAAGAGCTGGTAGAGGCGATGACCGTTTATAAGAATGTTTTCCGGTTCTCTTTTGCCGCGGAATAG
- a CDS encoding VWA domain-containing protein, producing MVNDKYLMLLFIVPAVILPVFAWAAWRRRRLLRRFAKAPMLAHLNAEINPARRALKAVLAVLAFVLIVVAMTRPRWNPTPRMIPQLGRDVVILLDVSRSMLAEDIKPNRLERAKIAIKDLIVRLEGDRVALVTFAGSASVKCPLTRDYSFLRMALDELGPESVFRGGTNVGDAIRKAANEVFENTPRDYRDIILITDGGDLEESLPVEAAEAAAAEGVRIIAVGLGDPVNGAPIPVVDENGRKRYLEHNGETVRTKLDSETLRKTALASAGGVYLPVETGTFDLGQMYYGIASGSGRRQLEEEVRMEYEEKFQIFLVLAFLVLAADTVISDARRRNLNNY from the coding sequence ATGGTAAACGACAAATATCTAATGCTTCTGTTTATAGTGCCGGCTGTTATCCTGCCGGTTTTCGCCTGGGCGGCGTGGCGGCGGCGACGGCTGCTGAGGCGGTTTGCAAAAGCCCCGATGCTGGCACATCTAAACGCAGAGATAAACCCTGCCCGAAGAGCACTCAAGGCGGTGCTTGCTGTACTGGCTTTTGTGCTGATAGTTGTCGCTATGACCCGCCCGCGGTGGAACCCGACGCCGCGAATGATCCCCCAGCTGGGCAGGGATGTCGTGATACTGCTGGACGTGTCGCGGTCAATGCTGGCAGAGGATATCAAGCCAAACCGGCTTGAGCGGGCAAAGATAGCTATAAAAGATTTGATCGTGCGGCTTGAGGGCGACAGGGTGGCACTGGTAACATTTGCCGGCAGCGCTTCTGTAAAATGCCCTTTGACAAGGGATTATTCGTTTTTACGTATGGCACTCGATGAACTCGGCCCCGAGAGCGTATTCCGCGGCGGCACAAACGTAGGCGACGCGATCCGCAAGGCCGCCAACGAGGTCTTCGAGAATACGCCCCGTGATTACAGGGATATAATACTCATCACCGACGGCGGAGACCTGGAAGAGAGCCTGCCGGTAGAGGCCGCCGAAGCCGCCGCCGCGGAGGGCGTGCGGATAATAGCGGTTGGACTGGGCGATCCGGTAAACGGAGCGCCGATACCGGTAGTCGATGAGAATGGGCGGAAACGCTACCTCGAACACAACGGCGAAACCGTGCGTACAAAACTCGATTCCGAAACCCTGAGAAAGACCGCCCTGGCCAGTGCCGGCGGTGTTTACCTGCCGGTGGAGACGGGAACGTTTGATCTGGGGCAGATGTATTACGGAATCGCCTCAGGCTCGGGCCGGCGGCAGCTCGAAGAAGAGGTTAGAATGGAATACGAAGAAAAATTCCAGATATTTCTGGTGCTGGCGTTTCTGGTGCTCGCGGCAGATACCGTGATCAGCGATGCCCGGCGCAGAAACTTGAACAATTATTAG
- a CDS encoding vWA domain-containing protein, with translation MIEFHSPLAFGLLLIVAAVFLFRTRIRRAGLRFSWLGVFDRIPQSLRSRLMPLPAVLRALCLALLVVAAAGPREGVSISNISIDGVAMELVVDRSGSMNEKMIYKGEELSRFEAVKLVLEDFITSRTDGLEAGSGDLLGLVTFARYPDTVCPLVRNHSILVEFLKQTNTVRLRSEDGTAIGEAIALAAARLHSAEQEINKANAEQSGTDSHTPPEFTIKSKAIVLLTDGINNQGQISPQEAAEMAADWGIKIYAIGIGSGSVRVMDQFTIPGAAQLDETLLNSIAQETGGFYARADDAEQLKAVYERIGELEKSEIKSLEYNDYNEKFLPWAAAALAVLLAEIILSNTVLRKSP, from the coding sequence ATGATAGAGTTTCATTCACCGTTAGCGTTTGGGCTTCTCCTGATTGTCGCGGCAGTATTTCTGTTTCGCACAAGGATTCGCCGCGCGGGACTGAGGTTTTCATGGCTGGGAGTGTTTGACCGGATCCCCCAATCACTCCGCTCCAGGCTGATGCCGCTGCCGGCGGTATTGCGGGCGCTCTGCCTGGCACTGCTGGTTGTTGCCGCTGCCGGGCCGCGTGAAGGGGTGAGCATTTCGAACATATCGATTGACGGCGTGGCGATGGAGCTTGTCGTTGACCGCTCGGGCAGTATGAACGAAAAGATGATCTACAAGGGCGAGGAGCTCTCCCGATTTGAAGCGGTAAAACTGGTGTTAGAAGATTTCATAACCTCCAGAACGGACGGGCTCGAGGCGGGCAGCGGCGATCTGCTGGGACTGGTAACCTTTGCCCGTTATCCCGATACTGTCTGCCCGCTGGTGCGAAACCATTCAATTCTGGTTGAGTTTTTAAAACAGACCAACACGGTTCGGCTGCGAAGCGAAGACGGCACGGCAATCGGCGAGGCGATAGCACTTGCCGCGGCGAGGCTCCATTCCGCCGAGCAGGAAATTAACAAAGCCAACGCCGAGCAGAGCGGAACGGATTCCCATACACCGCCGGAGTTTACGATAAAGAGCAAGGCGATTGTCCTGCTGACAGACGGCATAAACAACCAGGGCCAGATCAGCCCGCAGGAAGCCGCCGAGATGGCCGCCGACTGGGGCATCAAGATTTACGCCATCGGTATCGGCTCCGGCTCGGTGCGGGTTATGGACCAGTTCACTATCCCCGGCGCTGCGCAGCTTGACGAGACCCTGCTCAATTCAATCGCCCAGGAAACCGGCGGCTTCTACGCACGCGCCGACGACGCGGAACAGCTCAAGGCGGTTTATGAGCGTATCGGCGAGCTGGAAAAAAGCGAGATAAAAAGCCTCGAATACAACGATTACAACGAGAAGTTCCTGCCCTGGGCGGCCGCGGCGCTGGCGGTTCTGCTGGCGGAGATAATTCTAAGCAATACGGTATTGAGGAAGAGCCCGTAA
- a CDS encoding BatD family protein, with product MADSVFTRIFLAAILTLMCVSAASGIEVYAKVQDNTPIYQGVGFDYFVYIDGSSSADSIDVTPLAEYSPQLTNQRDVSQRSTTIINGKRTDRVIKRYLYGYRLTASKSGTFTLPPVTVTVDGKEYTSNSIDIVVQRPARSDGLAVEWELSEQSCYVGQPVQATVKWYVRADIARAVGDYEFNVPLFTDNDFLVDDPEGKNAGDKIIKASGITAGVEQRGVRRNGEEFVEISFSKMVLPQAAGTFELSPVSVNVNVAVQSSRTPRSLLRDFWGQEYRLFTAGSEPLTLEVRPLPQSGKPAGYYGLIGRYSISASAQPVQVKVGDPITLTIGITGSLLSPVQCPDPEIVNGFEDDFIISSDTPASEDGTGTRTFTTTIRAKSEEVTEIPPIPLSYFDVDRGEYITVYSDAIPLEVSPTKELTLSDIEGGSVSPQTHDVVVQKQGIAANYEGSRLLEDYRFSIAAAVFQPAFVLLWALPTLLAAAAFIRRLFSAGEDRKKQRLRKTAASKAYHAIKKSHDKEHLAEAMREYIARRFDMSAGSVTPVDCENLIGRVCRLEEQAKEFARILEACQASQYSPLSVEFVPQWRVRVTQIIREIERAVK from the coding sequence ATGGCGGACTCTGTTTTTACACGGATATTTCTGGCGGCGATTTTGACGCTGATGTGCGTCTCCGCGGCGAGCGGCATCGAAGTCTATGCCAAGGTGCAGGATAACACGCCGATATACCAGGGCGTGGGGTTTGACTATTTTGTTTATATTGACGGAAGCAGCAGCGCCGATTCGATCGACGTAACACCGCTTGCGGAATATTCGCCGCAGCTGACAAACCAGAGAGACGTCTCGCAGAGATCAACAACAATCATAAACGGCAAACGCACTGACCGTGTCATAAAACGCTATCTCTACGGCTACAGGCTGACCGCATCGAAAAGCGGAACATTTACACTGCCGCCGGTAACCGTAACCGTTGACGGCAAAGAGTACACCTCCAACAGTATTGATATAGTTGTGCAGCGCCCCGCCCGCTCGGACGGACTGGCTGTCGAGTGGGAGCTTTCGGAGCAGAGCTGTTATGTCGGCCAGCCGGTGCAGGCCACCGTTAAATGGTATGTCCGCGCCGATATCGCCCGCGCTGTGGGAGACTATGAATTCAATGTGCCTCTGTTTACTGATAATGATTTTCTGGTAGATGACCCGGAAGGCAAAAACGCCGGAGATAAAATAATAAAAGCAAGCGGCATCACCGCCGGCGTTGAGCAGCGCGGCGTAAGACGCAATGGAGAAGAATTTGTCGAAATCTCTTTTTCGAAGATGGTTCTGCCGCAGGCGGCGGGCACGTTTGAGCTATCGCCGGTATCCGTAAACGTAAACGTCGCGGTACAGTCCTCACGCACTCCGAGATCTCTGCTTCGCGATTTCTGGGGCCAGGAATACCGGCTTTTCACTGCCGGCTCAGAGCCGCTGACCCTTGAGGTACGGCCGCTGCCCCAGAGCGGCAAACCGGCCGGCTATTACGGCCTGATAGGCAGATACAGCATATCCGCTTCCGCACAGCCGGTACAGGTCAAGGTCGGCGATCCTATCACCCTGACAATCGGGATAACCGGCTCTCTGCTCAGTCCCGTGCAATGCCCTGATCCGGAGATTGTTAACGGTTTCGAGGATGACTTTATAATCTCCAGCGATACACCCGCATCAGAAGACGGTACCGGCACACGGACGTTTACCACCACTATCAGGGCAAAATCCGAGGAGGTAACCGAGATACCGCCGATACCGCTGAGCTACTTCGACGTTGACAGGGGTGAGTATATAACGGTTTACAGTGATGCGATACCCTTAGAGGTTTCGCCGACAAAAGAGCTGACGCTTTCCGATATTGAAGGCGGCAGTGTATCGCCGCAAACGCATGATGTTGTCGTTCAGAAACAGGGTATCGCCGCCAACTACGAAGGCAGCCGGCTGCTCGAGGATTACCGGTTCTCCATTGCGGCGGCGGTTTTCCAGCCGGCGTTTGTGCTGCTCTGGGCGCTGCCGACACTGCTGGCGGCGGCCGCGTTTATCCGCAGGCTTTTCTCTGCCGGCGAAGACCGGAAAAAACAAAGGCTAAGAAAAACCGCGGCTTCAAAGGCGTATCACGCGATTAAAAAATCACACGATAAAGAACACCTCGCCGAGGCGATGCGGGAATATATAGCACGCAGGTTTGATATGTCCGCAGGCTCGGTTACTCCGGTTGACTGCGAAAATTTGATAGGCCGTGTGTGCCGGCTGGAAGAGCAGGCAAAAGAATTCGCCCGGATACTCGAGGCGTGTCAGGCGTCTCAGTACAGCCCGCTCAGCGTGGAGTTCGTTCCGCAGTGGCGTGTGAGGGTAACCCAGATAATTCGTGAGATAGAAAGGGCTGTAAAATGA
- the atpG gene encoding ATP synthase F1 subunit gamma, producing the protein MAGIRQIKQRHRAISNIRKVTRTMEMISSARYRRYYKRWKSSQPFFDGLAQLAYLMVTAETKIDAPLLADHSEGDLAVLVLGTDRGLCGAYNSNLMHMLEVHVKRAKRLRKRLRVYVSGRKTATQLRARHIPIEEELTGFDGIPTNEQSDKLSDELIERFCEKKICYAGVVYTRFYSNASQRPQTLTLMPLYELIDDICTRTNVIWPWEATFEDFEVSPPPKELFPEIAKMMVRSALAECFIDAAASENLTRVNAMRNASVNADEMLTNLSSEYNKARQGQITNELMDIVGGVEALS; encoded by the coding sequence ATGGCAGGAATACGACAGATAAAACAGCGCCACAGGGCGATATCGAATATCCGCAAGGTCACACGCACCATGGAGATGATATCCTCTGCGCGCTACCGCCGCTATTACAAACGGTGGAAGAGCAGCCAGCCGTTTTTTGACGGGCTTGCGCAGCTGGCATATCTGATGGTAACTGCTGAGACGAAGATTGATGCGCCTCTGCTGGCCGACCACAGCGAGGGCGACCTGGCGGTACTGGTACTGGGCACGGACAGGGGGCTCTGCGGCGCGTACAATTCCAACCTGATGCATATGCTCGAGGTGCACGTGAAACGGGCAAAGCGGCTTCGCAAACGGCTGCGTGTGTATGTCAGCGGCAGAAAAACAGCCACCCAGCTGCGGGCAAGGCATATACCAATAGAAGAAGAGCTCACCGGCTTTGACGGCATACCCACCAATGAACAGTCGGATAAATTATCTGATGAGCTGATCGAGAGATTTTGCGAGAAGAAAATCTGTTATGCCGGCGTGGTATATACGCGGTTTTATTCCAACGCCAGCCAGAGGCCCCAGACACTGACGCTGATGCCGCTGTATGAGCTGATAGACGATATCTGCACCAGGACAAACGTTATATGGCCGTGGGAGGCGACGTTCGAAGACTTCGAGGTAAGCCCGCCGCCGAAGGAGCTGTTCCCGGAAATCGCCAAAATGATGGTTCGCTCCGCGCTGGCGGAATGTTTTATCGACGCGGCGGCAAGCGAGAATCTCACCAGGGTAAACGCCATGAGAAACGCCTCGGTAAACGCCGATGAAATGCTTACCAATCTATCATCGGAATACAACAAGGCCCGCCAGGGGCAGATTACAAACGAGCTGATGGACATAGTCGGCGGCGTAGAGGCGCTGAGCTGA
- a CDS encoding protein BatD has product MLKKRFYIIVFFAAMSVFAYERQYRLGDAALTVSGSDEQISLADVYRLKITVTSPQTFDAEITYEPDDADFDLVEQPGQSGSRVKGEMIVKTYSIGFAPLSAGEAVLEGITVKITGSDNELELEPIQVSVVSALTQEDIELIKTEGVDPLIDESLQVRDVAAIPFDKRIIAAAAAGGIILAAAIVYLLIRWKRRRDRRIRYVSLNYTINSAVVRLNRLDLPSRGKYELYYQTVCNLLRYYIEYRFNLRARDMTTEEFLESLRDSSDLDTATKGDLKYFMEQCDMVKFARYVPDEEQIRYIGSLLEEFANKTADAERQITEAQARIFDEVVEEAA; this is encoded by the coding sequence TTGCTGAAAAAACGATTTTACATAATAGTATTTTTCGCGGCGATGTCGGTTTTCGCTTACGAGCGGCAATACCGGCTTGGCGATGCTGCGCTGACGGTTTCTGGCAGCGATGAGCAGATAAGCCTTGCCGATGTTTACCGGCTGAAAATAACCGTAACCTCCCCGCAGACGTTTGATGCCGAGATAACGTATGAGCCGGACGATGCTGATTTTGACCTGGTGGAACAGCCCGGCCAATCCGGTTCTCGGGTTAAGGGCGAGATGATCGTAAAGACATACTCAATCGGTTTTGCGCCGCTCTCTGCCGGCGAGGCGGTTCTGGAAGGGATCACCGTCAAAATCACCGGCAGCGATAACGAGCTGGAGCTTGAGCCGATACAGGTATCGGTCGTGTCGGCACTTACGCAGGAAGATATCGAGCTTATCAAAACTGAAGGCGTCGATCCTCTGATAGACGAGAGCCTGCAAGTCCGTGATGTCGCCGCGATACCGTTCGATAAACGCATCATAGCCGCGGCCGCTGCCGGCGGGATAATCCTCGCTGCGGCGATAGTGTATCTGCTGATAAGGTGGAAACGCCGGCGCGACAGGCGTATCAGATATGTATCGCTAAATTACACGATCAACAGCGCGGTTGTCAGGCTCAACCGGCTTGACCTGCCCTCGCGGGGCAAGTATGAGCTGTACTACCAGACGGTGTGCAATCTTCTGCGTTATTATATAGAGTACCGGTTTAACCTGCGTGCCCGCGACATGACAACGGAGGAGTTTCTCGAGAGCCTCCGCGATTCGAGTGATCTCGATACGGCGACAAAGGGCGATCTGAAATATTTCATGGAGCAGTGCGACATGGTCAAGTTCGCCCGCTACGTGCCCGACGAAGAGCAGATCCGCTATATCGGCAGCCTGCTCGAGGAGTTTGCCAACAAGACCGCCGATGCCGAGCGCCAGATAACTGAGGCTCAGGCCCGGATATTCGACGAAGTTGTGGAGGAGGCGGCATGA
- the atpD gene encoding F0F1 ATP synthase subunit beta, producing the protein MENTGKIIQVIGSTFDAEFDTDSVPAIYNALTVKKIFGGEEVTLTGEVQQHLGGGRVRAVALGSTQGISRGLAVTDTGGPVMVPVGDVTLGRVFNVLGETVDGKEPVQAQQYRPIHKRPPEFVDLVPRSEMFETGIKIIDLLCPFVKGGKTGLFGGAGVGKTVLIQELIARIATKHGGHSVFAGVGERTREGNDLWREMADTHIGDTQDTVLKHTCMVFGQMNEPPGSRLRIALTAMTMAEALCRESSGDTLLFIDNIFRFSQAGAEVSALLGRIPSAVGYQPTLATEMGQLQERIASTTNGAITSVQAVYVPADDLTDPAPATTFAHLDSSVVLKRSIAEKGIYPAVDPLESTSRILDPNIISKEHYEVAQEVLENIQRYKDLQDIIAILGVDELSRKDQLIVARARKLERFFSQPFLVTSQFTGMEGKYVTAEETVKSCREICEGKWDKLPEQAFMYVGDVNEAAEKAAAMR; encoded by the coding sequence ATGGAAAATACCGGAAAAATAATACAGGTAATCGGAAGCACGTTCGACGCGGAGTTTGATACAGATTCCGTGCCGGCGATCTACAACGCTCTGACGGTAAAAAAGATTTTCGGCGGCGAAGAGGTTACCCTCACCGGCGAAGTTCAGCAGCACCTCGGCGGCGGGCGCGTACGCGCGGTTGCGCTGGGCTCGACTCAGGGAATCTCCCGCGGACTGGCAGTGACAGACACCGGCGGCCCGGTCATGGTGCCGGTCGGCGATGTAACGCTGGGGCGCGTGTTCAACGTACTCGGCGAGACGGTTGACGGCAAAGAACCCGTGCAGGCGCAGCAGTACCGCCCCATACATAAGAGGCCGCCGGAATTTGTTGATCTTGTGCCGCGTTCGGAGATGTTCGAGACGGGAATAAAGATAATCGATCTGCTCTGCCCGTTCGTAAAAGGCGGCAAGACCGGCCTCTTCGGCGGGGCGGGCGTTGGTAAGACGGTTCTTATACAGGAGCTGATCGCGCGTATCGCAACCAAGCACGGCGGCCACTCCGTATTTGCCGGCGTTGGCGAGAGAACCCGTGAGGGCAATGACCTGTGGCGGGAGATGGCGGATACGCATATCGGCGATACACAGGACACAGTGCTCAAGCATACCTGCATGGTGTTCGGCCAGATGAACGAGCCGCCGGGCTCAAGACTGCGGATCGCCCTGACAGCGATGACGATGGCAGAGGCGCTTTGCCGGGAAAGCAGCGGCGACACACTGCTGTTTATCGATAATATTTTCCGTTTTTCACAGGCCGGAGCGGAGGTCTCCGCGCTGCTCGGGCGTATCCCCTCCGCGGTAGGGTACCAGCCGACACTTGCCACCGAGATGGGCCAGCTGCAGGAGCGGATCGCATCTACTACCAACGGCGCGATAACATCCGTGCAGGCGGTTTATGTTCCCGCTGACGACCTGACAGACCCTGCACCGGCGACGACGTTTGCGCATCTTGACTCGTCGGTTGTACTCAAACGTTCCATCGCCGAGAAGGGTATCTATCCGGCAGTCGATCCGCTGGAAAGTACATCGAGAATCCTCGATCCAAATATCATCAGCAAAGAGCATTATGAAGTTGCCCAGGAGGTACTGGAAAACATACAGCGTTACAAAGACCTCCAGGACATCATCGCAATACTCGGCGTTGATGAGCTCAGCCGAAAAGACCAGCTGATTGTCGCGCGTGCCAGAAAACTCGAGCGGTTTTTCTCACAGCCGTTCCTGGTAACCAGCCAGTTTACCGGCATGGAAGGCAAATATGTAACCGCTGAAGAAACGGTGAAAAGCTGCCGCGAAATCTGCGAGGGTAAATGGGACAAGCTGCCCGAACAGGCATTTATGTATGTTGGAGATGTAAACGAAGCAGCGGAAAAAGCCGCCGCGATGAGATAG
- a CDS encoding tetratricopeptide repeat protein — protein sequence MRTALLSAFLIILFCAGFAAAADSPETSREEAATLLSRAEDTFRRAAAADGREAADLYQRAAVMYEQIINESQISNPGLYYNLGNCYLMSDDIGRAILNYRRAQRLDSSDPQIHKNLQYALSKRVDKIEVRVERRVLSRLLFWHYDFSLRSRFTAAVISYAVLMLLIAARLLFANARWTVPAAGLVFVIFICLAGSAAVEHFGIGASRTGVILADSVTARQGNGENYPESFSEPLHEGTEFELLEKRIRWAHIRLFSGDDAWIPISSFELVDG from the coding sequence ATGAGAACTGCACTGCTAAGCGCCTTTCTGATAATATTGTTTTGTGCCGGTTTTGCCGCGGCGGCGGATTCACCCGAAACCAGCCGCGAAGAGGCAGCAACACTGCTAAGCCGCGCAGAGGATACATTCCGCCGGGCGGCCGCGGCAGACGGACGGGAAGCCGCAGACCTGTACCAGAGAGCCGCGGTCATGTATGAGCAGATTATAAACGAATCGCAGATAAGCAATCCCGGGCTGTATTACAACCTGGGCAACTGCTATCTGATGTCGGACGATATCGGACGGGCGATACTCAATTACCGCAGGGCGCAGAGACTCGACAGCTCCGATCCGCAGATACACAAAAACCTGCAATACGCACTGAGCAAACGTGTGGATAAAATCGAGGTGCGTGTTGAGCGGCGGGTTCTTTCGCGGCTTCTGTTCTGGCATTATGATTTCAGCCTCCGCAGCAGGTTCACCGCGGCGGTAATCTCGTATGCAGTTTTGATGCTGCTGATTGCGGCGAGGCTGTTATTCGCGAATGCCCGCTGGACAGTGCCGGCAGCGGGACTGGTGTTTGTAATTTTTATCTGCCTTGCCGGCTCTGCCGCTGTTGAACATTTTGGTATCGGGGCGAGCCGAACGGGCGTGATACTCGCCGACTCCGTTACTGCCAGGCAGGGCAACGGCGAGAACTACCCGGAGAGCTTCTCGGAGCCGCTGCACGAGGGCACGGAGTTTGAGCTTCTTGAAAAACGCATTAGATGGGCGCATATACGTCTGTTCAGCGGAGATGATGCCTGGATTCCGATCAGCTCGTTTGAGCTTGTTGACGGATAG
- a CDS encoding F0F1 ATP synthase subunit epsilon translates to MPHRAPTFEFKLMTRSRTLVDCRVSMLIVPAHDGQLGLMRNHSPIITRLGLGIMYAKGVTDHDYNPLPESFHLIDDGIVRMSDNRATVLAYDVTGLEGMEMDRVEEMLEEANKLLAGDAFTTQARQHLIKKASLIKQLAKLADLPRQTQQVSKTE, encoded by the coding sequence ATGCCACATAGAGCACCGACATTTGAGTTTAAGCTGATGACGCGCAGCCGCACACTGGTTGACTGCCGCGTATCGATGCTGATTGTACCTGCCCACGACGGGCAGCTGGGACTGATGCGCAACCACAGCCCGATAATAACGCGGCTTGGTCTGGGCATCATGTACGCCAAGGGCGTAACCGACCACGATTACAATCCGCTGCCTGAGAGCTTTCATCTGATCGACGATGGGATCGTGCGTATGAGCGACAACCGCGCCACCGTCCTTGCGTATGATGTTACCGGCCTCGAGGGTATGGAGATGGACAGGGTCGAAGAGATGCTCGAAGAGGCGAACAAGCTGCTTGCCGGTGATGCGTTCACAACACAGGCCCGCCAGCATCTGATCAAAAAGGCAAGCCTCATAAAACAGCTCGCCAAGCTGGCGGATCTTCCCCGACAAACACAACAGGTGTCCAAAACGGAATAA
- the atpH gene encoding ATP synthase F1 subunit delta has protein sequence MQTREINPAACEYAAAAFELSCENNSQQKDFEQILAVREILSENSEFQSLLCDPFEKPGRLIESAMRVFEKRISETVMGLLAVLIKNRRMNIIGDIAEEYEKLFDKDRGISRITVTLANAIGDDELEGLKTRFEKACGGEVKLKVLINPSILGGIIIEQDDILIDNSVRSFLAQAAEKVKNRYK, from the coding sequence CGTGTGAGTATGCCGCCGCGGCGTTTGAGCTGAGCTGTGAGAATAATTCACAGCAGAAGGACTTTGAGCAGATACTCGCCGTCAGAGAGATACTCTCTGAAAACAGCGAGTTTCAGAGCCTGCTCTGCGACCCGTTCGAGAAACCCGGCAGGCTGATAGAGTCGGCGATGCGGGTTTTTGAAAAACGCATCAGCGAAACGGTCATGGGACTTCTGGCGGTGCTGATCAAAAACAGGCGGATGAATATTATCGGCGATATCGCAGAAGAATATGAGAAACTCTTTGATAAGGATCGCGGAATAAGCCGCATAACGGTTACTCTGGCAAATGCGATTGGCGATGATGAGCTTGAAGGTTTGAAAACGCGGTTCGAAAAGGCCTGCGGCGGTGAAGTGAAACTCAAGGTGCTGATAAACCCATCGATACTGGGCGGGATTATCATCGAGCAGGACGATATACTTATCGACAACAGCGTGCGGAGTTTCCTGGCCCAGGCCGCCGAGAAGGTGAAGAACAGGTACAAATAG